One Oryza brachyantha chromosome 3, ObraRS2, whole genome shotgun sequence DNA segment encodes these proteins:
- the LOC102700877 gene encoding pyruvate dehydrogenase (acetyl-transferring) kinase, mitochondrial-like isoform X2 yields MASEPVARAVAEEVARWGGMRQTGVTLRYMMEFGARPTERNLLRSAQFLRKELPIRIARRALDLDSLPFGLSTKPAILKVRDWYLDSFRDIRYFPEVRNRDDELAFTEMIKMIRVRHTNVVPAMALGVQQLKKDLGGTKGFPPGIDEIHQFLDRFYMSRIGIRMLIGQHVALHEPDPEPGVIGLISTRLSPMLAAQHASEDARAICMREYGYVKPHLHLMMFELVKNSLRAVQERYMNSDKHAPPVRIIVADGAEDVTIKISDEGGGIPRSGLSRIFTYLYSTAENPPDLDGHNEGVTMAGYGYGIPISRLYARYFGGDLQIISMEGYGTDAYLHLSRLGDSEEPLH; encoded by the exons ATGGCGTCGGAGCCGGTGGcgcgggcggtggcggaggaggtggcgagGTGGGGAGGGATGAGGCAGACCGGGGTGACGCTGCGCTACATGATGGAGTTCGGGGCGCGCCCCACGGAGAGGAACCTGCTCCGCTCCGCGCAGTTCCTGCGCAAGGAGCTCCCCATCCGcatcgcccgccgcgcgctcgACCTCGACTCCCTCCCCTTCGGCCTCTCCACCAAGCCCGCCATCCTCAAG GTGAGAGATTGGTACTTGGACTCATTTCGTGATATCCGCTACTTCCCAGAGGTGAGGAACCGGGATGATGAACTTGCATTCACCGAGATGATCAAGATGATCCGAGTGCGGCACACTAATGTGGTGCCCGCCATGGCACTAGGTGTGCAGCAGCTGAAGAAAGACCTTGGTGGCACAAAGGGCTTTCCCCCTGGCATTGATGAGATCCATCAGTTCCTTGACCGCTTCTACATGTCAAGGATTGGGATCCGCATGCTGATAG GGCAGCATGTTGCATTGCATGAACCTGATCCAGAACCTGGTGTTATAGGACTCATAAGCACAAGATTATCCCCCATGCTGGCGGCTCAACATGCCAGTGAAGATGCACGCGCTATTTGCATGAGGGAATATGG ATATGTTAAACCACATCTACATCTCATGATGTTTGAGTTGGTGAAGAATTCCCTTCGTGCAGTACAGGAACGCTATATGAACTCTGATAAGCATGCACCTCCTGTTAGAATTATAGTTGCTGATGGAGCAGAGGATGTAACAATCAAG ATTAGTGATGAAGGTGGCGGAATACCAAGAAGTGGTCTCTCAAGAATTTTCACTTATCTCTATAGCACAGCAGAAAACCCACCCGATCTAGATGGCCATAATGAAGGAGTAACCATGGCTGGGTATGGCTATGGAATTCCGATTAGCCGTCTTTATGCTCGATATTTTGGTGGGGACCTACAGATCATTTCTATGGAAGGATATG gaaCTGATGCTTACCTCCACCTATCACGGCTAGGAGATTCAGAGGAGCCCTTGCATTAA
- the LOC121053799 gene encoding purine permease 1-like, which produces GKEALCFSYCSRRRHEEEDSGAATTPLFLMTPHLLAASAAVGLMTGLDDLLYAYGLVYLPVSTSSILISTQLAFTAAFALLLVRQRFTAFSVNAVVLLSIGAAMLGMNVGEGGTGWRGCRAQYCAGFAVTLGAVVLYALVLPVMELSQALYGLTPI; this is translated from the coding sequence GGGAAGGAGGCTCTCTGCTTCTCCTACTGCTCCCGCCGACGGCACGAGGAAGAGGACAGCGGCGCAGCCACGACGCCACTGTTTCTCATGACGCCCCACCTCCTGGCTgcatccgccgccgtcgggctcATGACCGGCCTCGACGACCTCCTCTACGCCTACGGCCTGGTCTACCTCCCGGTGTCCACCTCCTCCATCCTCATCTCCACGCAGCTGGCCTTCACGGCCGCGTTCGCGCTGCTGCTCGTGCGCCAGAGGTTCACAGCGTTCTCGGTGAACGCCGTCGTGTTGCTCAGCATCGGCGCCGCCATGCTGGGGATGAACGTCGGGGAGGGGGGGACCGGCTGGCGGGGGTGTCGTGCGCAGTACTGCGCCGGGTTCGCCGTGACGCTCGGTGCCGTGGTGCTGTACGCGCTGGTGCTCCCCGTCATGGAGCTCAGCCAAGCACTGTACGGTTTAACTCCAATTTAA
- the LOC102700877 gene encoding pyruvate dehydrogenase (acetyl-transferring) kinase, mitochondrial-like isoform X1 — protein sequence MASEPVARAVAEEVARWGGMRQTGVTLRYMMEFGARPTERNLLRSAQFLRKELPIRIARRALDLDSLPFGLSTKPAILKVRDWYLDSFRDIRYFPEVRNRDDELAFTEMIKMIRVRHTNVVPAMALGVQQLKKDLGGTKGFPPGIDEIHQFLDRFYMSRIGIRMLIGQHVALHEPDPEPGVIGLISTRLSPMLAAQHASEDARAICMREYGSAPDVNIYGDPNLTFPYVKPHLHLMMFELVKNSLRAVQERYMNSDKHAPPVRIIVADGAEDVTIKISDEGGGIPRSGLSRIFTYLYSTAENPPDLDGHNEGVTMAGYGYGIPISRLYARYFGGDLQIISMEGYGTDAYLHLSRLGDSEEPLH from the exons ATGGCGTCGGAGCCGGTGGcgcgggcggtggcggaggaggtggcgagGTGGGGAGGGATGAGGCAGACCGGGGTGACGCTGCGCTACATGATGGAGTTCGGGGCGCGCCCCACGGAGAGGAACCTGCTCCGCTCCGCGCAGTTCCTGCGCAAGGAGCTCCCCATCCGcatcgcccgccgcgcgctcgACCTCGACTCCCTCCCCTTCGGCCTCTCCACCAAGCCCGCCATCCTCAAG GTGAGAGATTGGTACTTGGACTCATTTCGTGATATCCGCTACTTCCCAGAGGTGAGGAACCGGGATGATGAACTTGCATTCACCGAGATGATCAAGATGATCCGAGTGCGGCACACTAATGTGGTGCCCGCCATGGCACTAGGTGTGCAGCAGCTGAAGAAAGACCTTGGTGGCACAAAGGGCTTTCCCCCTGGCATTGATGAGATCCATCAGTTCCTTGACCGCTTCTACATGTCAAGGATTGGGATCCGCATGCTGATAG GGCAGCATGTTGCATTGCATGAACCTGATCCAGAACCTGGTGTTATAGGACTCATAAGCACAAGATTATCCCCCATGCTGGCGGCTCAACATGCCAGTGAAGATGCACGCGCTATTTGCATGAGGGAATATGGGTCAGCCCCTGATGTGAACATATATGGAGACCCGAATCTCACATTTCC ATATGTTAAACCACATCTACATCTCATGATGTTTGAGTTGGTGAAGAATTCCCTTCGTGCAGTACAGGAACGCTATATGAACTCTGATAAGCATGCACCTCCTGTTAGAATTATAGTTGCTGATGGAGCAGAGGATGTAACAATCAAG ATTAGTGATGAAGGTGGCGGAATACCAAGAAGTGGTCTCTCAAGAATTTTCACTTATCTCTATAGCACAGCAGAAAACCCACCCGATCTAGATGGCCATAATGAAGGAGTAACCATGGCTGGGTATGGCTATGGAATTCCGATTAGCCGTCTTTATGCTCGATATTTTGGTGGGGACCTACAGATCATTTCTATGGAAGGATATG gaaCTGATGCTTACCTCCACCTATCACGGCTAGGAGATTCAGAGGAGCCCTTGCATTAA